The proteins below come from a single Ruegeria sp. THAF33 genomic window:
- a CDS encoding putative rhamnosyl transferase, with product MQVIGLCRFSYPATGGFRLNRDTIEEQRQFLYALDRLEERFRLFEAITLPGFGTQTDETFELYVLTGTCLPQIHADRLRDLTAGIKQIRIIAKEPGYHKQIVREVLNTARADPHQPCLQFRHDDDDAVSVDFMERLRAAVVENTGLMQQSESVGIDFNQGYIARREARGIRAARVYRSLLGVGLGMYVQAGSTRTIFDRLHNRLARFMPVVSYPDTPMWVRMLHDFNDSDHARKDTSELSPFTPEQAEGLRVRFSIDPDAFEARYAAR from the coding sequence ATGCAAGTGATTGGCCTTTGCCGGTTTTCCTATCCCGCAACCGGCGGTTTTCGGCTGAACCGGGATACGATTGAAGAACAACGGCAATTTCTGTATGCCCTCGACCGGCTGGAAGAACGCTTTCGTCTTTTCGAGGCAATCACCCTGCCCGGTTTTGGCACCCAGACCGATGAGACGTTCGAGTTGTATGTTTTGACCGGGACGTGCCTGCCTCAGATCCATGCGGACCGGCTGCGCGACCTGACCGCCGGGATCAAACAGATCCGTATCATTGCAAAAGAACCAGGGTATCATAAGCAGATTGTGCGAGAGGTGCTGAACACCGCCCGCGCGGACCCGCATCAGCCCTGCCTACAGTTTCGGCATGATGACGATGACGCCGTTTCCGTTGATTTCATGGAACGCCTTCGCGCTGCTGTTGTCGAAAACACAGGGCTGATGCAGCAGAGCGAGTCCGTCGGTATAGACTTCAATCAAGGGTACATCGCCCGGCGCGAGGCCCGCGGAATTCGGGCCGCTCGGGTCTATCGATCGCTGCTGGGCGTTGGCCTGGGCATGTATGTTCAAGCCGGCAGCACGCGGACGATCTTTGACCGGTTGCACAACAGGCTCGCCCGGTTCATGCCCGTGGTCAGCTATCCGGACACGCCCATGTGGGTAAGGATGCTGCACGATTTCAACGACTCGGACCACGCGCGCAAAGATACCAGCGAGCTATCGCCTTTCACGCCTGAACAGGCAGAAGGCTTGCGGGTACGGTTCTCGATCGACCCTGACGCGTTCGAGGCCAGATATGCGGCGCGCTGA
- a CDS encoding DMT family transporter — MTPNTKGALLMMGSMAAFTLNDTLVKVALQDLPLFQLVAMRGFLAVFLIYVLARSLGTLHLNFSRHDKWLVALRCLAELAATFFFLTALKNMPLANVTAILQALPLTVTLGAALVFSEQVGWRRALAIAVGFVGMLLIVRPGPEGFSVYSIYALVAVVSITVRDLITRRMSADVPSMLVTLATSVSIAGAAAIASVFEGWVAVSATAGSLVAAAAVFVLLGYLFSVMVMRQGDVGFVAPFRYSSLIWALGLGWVVFDEWPDSLTMLGAVLIVGAGLFTLFRARARQGLA, encoded by the coding sequence ATGACCCCAAACACCAAAGGCGCTTTGCTGATGATGGGCAGCATGGCTGCCTTCACCCTGAACGACACGCTGGTGAAGGTTGCCTTGCAGGATCTGCCATTGTTTCAGCTGGTGGCCATGCGCGGGTTTCTGGCGGTATTTCTGATTTATGTGCTTGCCCGGTCACTGGGCACGTTGCATCTGAATTTTTCGCGCCATGACAAGTGGCTGGTTGCACTGCGCTGCCTTGCAGAGCTGGCGGCGACATTCTTTTTCCTGACGGCGCTGAAGAACATGCCGCTTGCCAATGTTACGGCCATTCTTCAGGCATTGCCTCTTACGGTAACATTGGGTGCTGCTTTGGTTTTTTCCGAACAGGTTGGTTGGCGACGCGCTTTGGCAATCGCCGTGGGTTTCGTCGGAATGCTGCTGATCGTAAGACCCGGGCCAGAGGGGTTCAGCGTGTATTCCATCTATGCGCTGGTTGCAGTGGTTTCGATTACAGTTCGGGACCTCATCACGCGACGCATGTCAGCCGACGTGCCGTCAATGCTGGTTACCCTGGCCACATCGGTTTCCATAGCGGGGGCCGCGGCAATAGCTTCGGTTTTCGAAGGATGGGTTGCGGTTTCGGCAACGGCGGGTTCCCTGGTCGCGGCGGCGGCCGTGTTTGTGCTGCTTGGCTATTTGTTCAGCGTCATGGTCATGCGTCAGGGAGATGTCGGATTCGTTGCACCATTCAGATATTCCAGCCTGATCTGGGCGCTCGGGTTGGGTTGGGTCGTGTTTGACGAATGGCCTGACAGCCTGACGATGCTGGGTGCTGTCCTGATCGTGGGTGCCGGTCTGTTCACCTTGTTCCGGGCACGTGCGCGTCAGGGCTTGGCGTGA
- a CDS encoding putative rhamnosyl transferase — MQVIGLCRFSYPAIGGFQTTHESVEERRQFLYQHDRLEERFRLFETVALPGFKKQSDEDFQLVIVVGDCLPKPAFDRLNDLTGGLKQVRIVAKPPGRHRKIMQDVLNSARNDPDQPCLQFRHDDDDAVAVDFVERFRGCVRECVGLFERHAMVAVDFNCGYLARANSEGIQATRVHRPLITAGLGMYVRGGQRKSIMNFAHNRINRAMPVVTRPDSPMWVRGLNRFNDSPRTRNTDVALNPLTRQQELEFQTRFAIDPDVVRRRHAKP, encoded by the coding sequence ATGCAAGTGATTGGCCTTTGTCGGTTTTCCTATCCCGCAATTGGCGGCTTTCAGACAACGCACGAGAGTGTCGAAGAAAGACGGCAATTCCTGTACCAGCACGACAGGTTGGAAGAACGGTTTCGCTTGTTCGAGACGGTCGCCCTGCCCGGTTTCAAAAAACAGTCCGACGAAGATTTCCAGTTGGTGATCGTGGTCGGTGACTGCCTGCCCAAGCCGGCATTTGACCGCCTCAACGATCTGACCGGTGGGCTGAAACAGGTGCGCATTGTCGCGAAACCTCCGGGGCGGCACAGAAAAATCATGCAGGATGTCCTGAATTCGGCGCGGAACGATCCCGATCAACCCTGCCTTCAGTTTCGCCATGACGATGATGATGCAGTGGCCGTGGATTTTGTCGAGCGGTTCCGGGGCTGTGTCAGGGAATGCGTTGGCTTGTTCGAAAGGCACGCGATGGTCGCCGTTGACTTCAACTGCGGTTATCTGGCTCGCGCCAATTCCGAGGGGATACAGGCCACGCGCGTGCATCGCCCGTTGATCACTGCCGGTCTGGGAATGTACGTGCGGGGCGGGCAGCGGAAATCGATCATGAATTTTGCCCATAACAGGATCAACCGCGCGATGCCCGTTGTGACCCGACCCGATAGTCCGATGTGGGTACGGGGATTGAACCGGTTCAATGACTCACCGCGAACCAGAAACACGGATGTCGCGCTCAACCCTCTTACCCGGCAGCAGGAGCTCGAGTTTCAAACCCGTTTCGCCATTGATCCGGACGTGGTCAGACGGCGTCACGCCAAGCCCTGA
- the rpsG gene encoding 30S ribosomal protein S7 encodes MSRRHAAEKREVLPDAKFGDKVLTKFMNNLMIDGKKSVAERIVYNAFDRVENKVKRAPVEVFHEALDNIKPSVEVRSRRVGGATYQVPVEVRPERREALAIRWLITAARGRNENTMEERLAGELLDAVQSRGTAVKKREDTHKMAEANKAFSHYRW; translated from the coding sequence ATGTCACGTCGTCACGCCGCCGAAAAACGCGAAGTCCTGCCTGACGCCAAATTTGGCGACAAGGTACTGACCAAATTCATGAACAACCTGATGATCGACGGCAAGAAGTCGGTCGCAGAGCGCATCGTCTACAACGCATTTGACCGCGTTGAGAACAAGGTAAAGCGCGCTCCTGTCGAAGTGTTCCACGAAGCGCTCGACAACATCAAACCTTCGGTCGAGGTTCGCTCGCGCCGGGTTGGTGGTGCAACTTACCAGGTTCCGGTCGAAGTGCGCCCCGAGCGCCGTGAAGCACTGGCCATCCGCTGGCTGATCACCGCTGCGCGCGGCCGCAACGAAAACACCATGGAAGAACGCCTCGCCGGCGAACTGCTGGACGCCGTACAGTCCCGCGGTACTGCCGTTAAGAAGCGCGAAGACACCCACAAGATGGCCGAGGCGAACAAAGCCTTCAGCCATTACCGCTGGTAA
- the rpsL gene encoding 30S ribosomal protein S12, producing MPTIQQLIRKPRQPKVKRSKSMHLEQCPQKRGVCTRVYTTTPKKPNSAMRKVAKVRLTNGFEVISYIPGESHNLQEHSVVLIRGGRVKDLPGVRYHILRGVLDTQGVKDRKQRRSKYGAKRPK from the coding sequence ATGCCAACTATTCAACAGCTGATCCGCAAGCCGCGGCAGCCCAAAGTCAAACGCTCGAAGTCCATGCACCTGGAGCAGTGCCCGCAAAAGCGCGGTGTCTGCACACGTGTCTATACCACAACGCCTAAAAAGCCGAACTCGGCGATGCGTAAGGTTGCCAAAGTGCGCCTGACCAACGGGTTCGAGGTCATCTCGTACATCCCCGGTGAAAGCCACAACCTGCAGGAACACTCGGTTGTTCTGATCCGTGGCGGCCGTGTGAAAGACCTTCCCGGTGTGCGTTACCACATCCTGCGCGGTGTTCTGGATACTCAGGGCGTCAAAGACCGTAAGCAACGTCGTTCGAAATACGGCGCGAAGCGTCCCAAGTAA